In one Pygocentrus nattereri isolate fPygNat1 chromosome 21, fPygNat1.pri, whole genome shotgun sequence genomic region, the following are encoded:
- the LOC119261948 gene encoding uncharacterized protein LOC119261948 yields the protein MATAGFFSCSECGMFSLDPFSTDSHNDSGVCSKCKLVNCLVEKVDKLELRIRGLIRDRQQGSLLAAPGTPGRASTPSTPALEPPQQGEWVTSRRHSRKAKANATAKATASPPVHHAPPVHVSNRFAPLSEAPAEEPVKGTLVIGDSIVRHVKLATPLGAPAARVICLPGARAPDISGNLRLLANRRYSRVVIHVGANDIRLRQSEVTKANIKEVVKQAQTLSEEVICSGPIPMRRGDEAYSRLSSLNRWMSKWCTDNHVGFIDNWLMFEGKPGLLGRDGVHPTRDGAALLSCSISCICGWKKVTTSKGLKIHQCRQKCLKEPSEGPRIDQYFLRSGENKSSETQWQDKHHSPQGTKTPTEAPSCTKMPSVPSPKPFQPQPAVERKMEGSKPQIQWPKSCQKKEWETIDSDLVCLLSSLKGDVERRLERMGELIYSYGR from the exons ATGGCTACTGCTGGGTTTTTCTCttgttcagagtgtggcatgtttagtttagaCCCCTTCTCCACCGATAGTCATAATGATAGTGGTGTTTGTTCAAAGTGCAAGCTAGTTAACTGCCTGGTAGAGAAGGTGGACAAGTTAGAGCTGCGTATCCGGGGTTTAATAAGGGATAGACAGCAAGGGTCACTGTTAGCAGCCCCGGGTACACCAGGGAGAGCTAgtaccccctcgactccggccTTAGAGCCCCCACAGCAGGGCGAATGGGTAACGTCTCGGCGGCATAGTCGAaaggctaaggctaatgctactgcAAAGGCCACAGCCAGCCCACCTGTACACCATGCTCCCCCAGttcacgtgtcaaacaggtttgccccgctcagtgaagcacccgctGAGGAGCCTGTTAAAGGTACTCTGGTGATAGGAGATTCTATCGTCCGGcacgtgaaattagctactcctttaggggcaccagcggctagagttatctgcttaccgggagccagagcaccggacattagtggcaaccttaggctGTTAGCaaataggagatattcgagggtagttattcatgtaggggccaatgatattcgtctgcggcagtctgaagtaactaaggctaatattaaagaggtggttaaacaggcccagacgctgtccgaagaggtaatctgttctggccccatcccaatgaggcgtggcgatgaagcttacagcaggctttcttcgctgaaccgctggatgtccaagtggtgtacggacaatcatgtgggctttatagacaactggctaatgtttgagggcaagcctggtcttttaggtagggatggtgtccaccccacgcgggatggtgctgccttactttcgtgcagcata AGCTGCATTTGTGGCTGGAAAAAGGTTACAACCTCCAAAGGTTTGAAAATCCACCAGTGTCGGCAGAAGTGCCTGAAGGAACCTAGCGAGGGGCCTCGCATTGACCAATACTTCCTTAGGAGTGGGGAAAATAAGTCGAGTGAAACCCAGTGGCAGGATAAGCACCACAGTCCACAGGGTACCAAAACCCCAACCGAAGCACCCTCATGCACTAAGATGCCATCTGTTCCGAGCCCAAAACCCTTCCAGCCACAACCAGCAGTGGAGCGAAAGATGGAGGGAAGCAAGCCTCAAATCCAGTGGCCGAAGTCCTGCCAGAAAAAGGAATGGGAAACGATTGACAGTGACCTTGTTTGCCTTCTCAGTAGCCTTAAAGGGGATGTGGAGAGACGACTTGAGAGGATGGGGGAGTTGATCTACAGCTATGGAAGATaa